One part of the Bdellovibrio bacteriovorus genome encodes these proteins:
- a CDS encoding thymidylate synthase, translating into MKQYHDLIKTVLEHGVKKEDRTGTGTISMFGYQMRYNLQEGFPLLTTKKLHTRSIFHELLWFLKGETNIKYLHDNKVTIWDEWADENGNLGPVYGKQWRSWETADGRTIDQITNVVEQIKKNPNSRRMLVVAFNPGDVDKMALPPCHAFFQFYVANGKLSCQLYQRSADIFLGVPFNIASYALLTHMIAQVCDLEVGDFVHTLGDAHLYLNHLEQANLQLTREFRPLPQLKLNPAKKDLFDFTYEDIEIIGYDPHPAIKAEVAV; encoded by the coding sequence ATGAAGCAGTATCACGATCTCATCAAAACAGTTCTAGAACATGGTGTGAAAAAAGAGGACCGTACCGGCACCGGCACCATTTCCATGTTCGGTTATCAGATGCGCTACAATCTGCAAGAGGGCTTCCCTCTGCTGACCACCAAAAAACTTCACACGCGCTCTATCTTCCATGAGCTTCTGTGGTTCCTGAAAGGCGAAACCAATATCAAGTATCTTCACGACAACAAAGTGACGATCTGGGATGAATGGGCAGATGAAAACGGCAACCTGGGCCCGGTGTACGGAAAACAATGGCGCTCCTGGGAAACCGCTGACGGTCGCACCATCGATCAGATCACCAACGTCGTCGAGCAAATCAAAAAGAATCCGAACTCCCGCCGCATGCTGGTGGTAGCGTTCAACCCGGGTGACGTAGACAAGATGGCATTGCCACCGTGTCACGCTTTCTTCCAGTTCTATGTGGCGAACGGAAAACTATCCTGCCAACTGTATCAGCGCAGTGCTGATATCTTCCTGGGTGTGCCGTTCAATATCGCCAGCTACGCATTGCTGACCCATATGATCGCGCAAGTTTGCGATCTTGAAGTGGGTGACTTTGTTCACACCCTGGGTGATGCGCATCTTTACCTGAATCACCTTGAACAGGCGAACCTGCAACTGACCCGTGAATTCCGTCCACTGCCTCAGTTGAAACTGAACCCGGCCAAGAAAGATCTTTTCGACTTCACTTACGAAGACATCGAAATCATCGGTTACGATCCGCACCCGGCTATCAAGGCTGAGGTGGCAGTATGA
- a CDS encoding dihydrofolate reductase — translation MILTHVVACSQNRVIGAQGGLPWNLPEDMKFFRETTKGHIMIMGRKTFDSFNGRALPNRYHIVVTRDPSKQSFNSTESSPVVFVSSIEEAVKHAEPLTAKWGDEVFIIGGGEIYKQAMPITDKIYLTLIHREFPGDTYYPEIDEKVFTQTERRDIETPIPFSFLTYLRK, via the coding sequence ATGATTTTGACTCATGTGGTGGCCTGTTCGCAGAACCGTGTTATCGGCGCGCAAGGGGGACTTCCCTGGAATCTGCCCGAGGACATGAAGTTCTTCCGCGAAACCACCAAGGGTCATATCATGATCATGGGGCGCAAGACGTTTGATTCTTTCAACGGCCGCGCCCTTCCCAACCGCTATCACATTGTGGTAACCCGCGATCCGTCCAAACAAAGTTTTAATTCCACCGAATCAAGCCCTGTGGTTTTTGTTTCTTCCATCGAAGAAGCGGTAAAACACGCAGAACCCCTGACGGCAAAGTGGGGCGATGAAGTATTCATTATTGGCGGCGGCGAAATCTACAAACAAGCGATGCCAATCACCGACAAAATCTATCTGACCCTGATCCATCGTGAATTTCCGGGGGACACTTATTACCCTGAAATCGACGAAAAGGTGTTCACTCAGACCGAGCGACGTGACATCGAAACGCCTATTCCTTTTTCGTTTCTGACGTACTTGCGCAAGTAG
- the murB gene encoding UDP-N-acetylmuramate dehydrogenase: protein MQIQNSHDLSSSNTLQLRSQAEHFVELYTPADLSTLLMNPDLKKLPWKILGGGSNLVLPSQIEGLVLKVSNLGRKLIHEDPDYWFVKAQAGEIWNDFVQWTLEEGYWGLENLSLIPGTVGAAPIQNIGAYGVEVKDTLWEVHALDLQTGEPRIFSNKECHFSYRDSYFKQEGAGRYLIWDVTFRLPKKNTLHLEYGDIRKEVERNNWPQDPRHIAQAVINIRQSKLPDPKVIGNAGSFFKNPIVSKELRDGLLSKHNDLVSFPYEDRFKLAAGWLIDRAGWKGKKLGPVGMYEKQALVLVNHGGATADDVWKLARQVSSDVHTQFGVEIEAEPIRW, encoded by the coding sequence ATGCAGATCCAAAACTCTCACGACCTCAGCTCTTCCAACACCCTTCAACTGCGCTCTCAAGCAGAGCACTTTGTGGAGCTGTATACCCCTGCGGATCTGTCCACCCTGCTGATGAATCCTGACCTAAAAAAGCTTCCCTGGAAGATTCTAGGCGGCGGCAGCAATCTGGTATTGCCTTCTCAGATTGAAGGCCTGGTGCTGAAGGTCTCTAACCTCGGTCGTAAGTTGATTCATGAAGATCCGGATTACTGGTTCGTGAAAGCCCAGGCCGGAGAAATCTGGAATGACTTTGTTCAGTGGACTTTGGAAGAAGGCTATTGGGGCCTTGAGAATCTTTCTTTGATTCCTGGCACAGTCGGAGCCGCTCCGATTCAAAACATCGGTGCTTACGGCGTGGAAGTCAAAGACACCCTGTGGGAAGTCCATGCTCTGGATCTGCAAACGGGCGAACCACGAATCTTCAGCAACAAAGAATGCCACTTCTCGTACCGCGACAGTTACTTCAAACAAGAAGGCGCGGGCCGCTATCTGATCTGGGATGTGACCTTCCGTCTGCCAAAGAAAAACACCTTGCACCTGGAATACGGCGACATCCGCAAAGAGGTTGAACGCAACAACTGGCCGCAAGATCCCCGCCACATCGCTCAGGCCGTGATCAACATCCGCCAAAGCAAACTGCCCGATCCAAAAGTCATCGGCAATGCCGGAAGCTTCTTCAAAAACCCGATTGTCAGCAAAGAGCTGCGCGATGGTTTGCTTTCCAAACACAATGACCTTGTCAGCTTCCCTTACGAAGACCGCTTCAAGCTTGCAGCCGGTTGGCTGATTGATCGCGCCGGCTGGAAGGGCAAAAAACTGGGCCCTGTGGGCATGTACGAAAAGCAGGCCCTGGTGCTGGTCAACCACGGCGGCGCCACCGCCGACGACGTATGGAAGCTCGCTCGCCAGGTGTCTTCGGACGTTCACACTCAGTTCGGCGTCGAAATCGAAGCCGAACCCATCCGCTGGTAA
- a CDS encoding PilZ domain-containing protein yields the protein MSSSQTAKRFRTKEMASIEVYGHIGILVAKLRNISQTGAFLEVSQGDYVPQKGDLLNLTVKLDTVDRTHNVAAEVIWSKGLGLGICFINKDQILERMMAKAGAF from the coding sequence ATGAGTTCTTCCCAGACCGCGAAACGATTCAGAACCAAAGAGATGGCTTCGATCGAAGTGTACGGCCACATTGGCATTCTGGTGGCCAAGCTTCGTAATATTTCGCAGACCGGCGCCTTTCTGGAAGTCTCGCAAGGAGACTATGTCCCGCAAAAAGGGGACCTTCTGAACCTTACAGTCAAGTTAGACACTGTCGATCGTACGCACAACGTGGCGGCCGAAGTGATATGGAGCAAAGGACTGGGCCTGGGCATTTGCTTTATCAACAAGGATCAAATCCTTGAAAGAATGATGGCCAAAGCCGGAGCCTTCTAA
- a CDS encoding M14 family metallopeptidase yields the protein MKKTTMWMAAVAISAISFLPLQNAQSVDTTQYWMKVRAEDKFQRSLVANTGASIEATREDYVIAVGSLEEKNAVEKLGLLEVSFPMTDAMDFPAKDAAFHNYAEMTEKLRALTSQHPDISQMNSIGKSVEGRDIWAIRISGDLANADTLPAAIFMGGHHAREHLSIELPLYYVQYLLTEYANGNPRIQRLINARDLHFIPMVNPDGAEFDISTGSYKSWRKNRKQNSNGTYGVDLNRNYGYGWGGGGASTNPNSDTFRGPAAFSEPETQAIKNYVESHENITSLLSFHTFSQLILYPWGHQYEGISNTRDKQVHEVMAKKMAEWNGYEPKQSSGLYIASGDTTDWSYGEHKIISFTFELDPANSGWGSGGFYPGAQIIPEVQRKNLEPVLYMIEYADNPYRVLDGNGPIFKP from the coding sequence ATGAAGAAGACCACCATGTGGATGGCGGCTGTTGCCATTTCCGCTATCAGCTTTTTGCCGCTGCAAAATGCACAATCCGTAGATACCACTCAATACTGGATGAAGGTTCGCGCCGAAGACAAATTCCAGCGAAGCCTTGTTGCCAACACGGGCGCTTCCATCGAAGCCACGCGTGAAGACTACGTCATCGCCGTCGGCAGCCTGGAAGAAAAAAACGCCGTCGAGAAACTGGGATTGCTTGAAGTCAGCTTCCCGATGACTGACGCCATGGATTTCCCGGCCAAAGATGCCGCCTTCCATAACTATGCAGAAATGACCGAGAAACTAAGAGCTCTGACTTCCCAACACCCGGATATTTCCCAGATGAATTCCATCGGGAAGTCGGTTGAAGGCCGTGACATCTGGGCCATCCGCATTTCCGGCGATCTTGCCAATGCAGACACATTGCCAGCGGCGATTTTTATGGGCGGTCACCATGCGCGTGAGCATCTGTCCATCGAGTTGCCTCTTTATTATGTGCAGTACCTTCTGACCGAGTACGCCAACGGCAATCCGCGCATCCAGCGCCTGATCAACGCCCGCGATCTGCACTTCATCCCGATGGTGAACCCTGACGGAGCGGAATTCGACATTTCCACCGGCAGCTATAAATCCTGGAGAAAGAACCGCAAACAAAACAGCAACGGAACTTATGGTGTGGATCTGAACCGCAACTATGGTTACGGCTGGGGCGGCGGCGGAGCCAGCACCAATCCAAACAGTGACACCTTCCGCGGACCTGCAGCCTTCAGTGAACCGGAAACCCAGGCCATCAAAAACTATGTTGAGTCCCACGAGAACATCACAAGCCTTCTTTCCTTCCACACGTTCTCGCAACTGATTCTTTATCCTTGGGGCCACCAGTACGAAGGAATCTCCAACACCCGTGACAAACAAGTTCACGAAGTGATGGCAAAAAAAATGGCGGAGTGGAACGGCTACGAACCGAAGCAGTCTTCAGGTCTGTATATCGCCAGCGGTGACACAACAGACTGGTCTTACGGTGAACACAAGATCATTTCCTTCACCTTCGAACTGGATCCGGCCAACAGCGGCTGGGGCTCGGGTGGATTCTATCCCGGTGCGCAGATCATTCCTGAGGTGCAAAGAAAGAATCTGGAGCCGGTTCTTTACATGATCGAATACGCTGACAATCCTTATCGCGTGCTTGATGGCAACGGTCCAATCTTCAAACCCTAG
- a CDS encoding pirin family protein produces the protein MMYQRKSEDRGYAEFGGWLKSMHTFSFADYYDPKFMGYRDLRVINQDWIAKSSGFPAHPHRDMEIITYVLKGAVEHRDSLGNVGQIKAGEIQTMHAGTGMRHSEYNPSETEDLQLFQIWIMPDVVGATPGYTQQSFTREQKLNQFKLIVSKDGREGSQKINQDADLYASVFTEGYEQEFALRSKRGAWLQLAEGELEVNGQILKSGDALVVEEENLKIKALKETEFLLFDLR, from the coding sequence ATGATGTATCAACGCAAATCCGAAGACAGAGGCTACGCAGAGTTCGGTGGCTGGCTGAAATCCATGCACACGTTTTCTTTCGCCGACTACTACGATCCAAAGTTCATGGGTTACCGTGACTTGCGTGTGATCAATCAGGACTGGATTGCAAAATCTTCCGGATTCCCTGCACACCCGCACCGTGACATGGAGATCATCACCTACGTGCTGAAAGGCGCCGTGGAGCACAGGGACAGCCTGGGTAACGTCGGTCAGATCAAAGCCGGAGAAATTCAAACGATGCACGCCGGAACCGGCATGCGCCACAGCGAATACAATCCGTCCGAGACTGAGGACCTTCAACTGTTCCAGATCTGGATCATGCCTGACGTGGTCGGAGCGACACCGGGTTACACCCAGCAGTCCTTCACCCGTGAACAGAAATTGAATCAGTTCAAGCTGATCGTTTCCAAAGACGGTCGCGAAGGCAGTCAGAAGATCAACCAGGATGCGGATCTGTATGCGTCGGTCTTTACCGAAGGTTATGAACAGGAATTCGCTTTACGTTCCAAACGTGGAGCCTGGCTGCAATTGGCCGAAGGTGAACTGGAAGTGAACGGTCAAATTCTGAAATCAGGGGATGCCCTGGTGGTGGAAGAAGAAAACCTGAAGATCAAAGCTTTAAAAGAAACTGAATTCTTGCTCTTTGACCTGCGCTAG
- a CDS encoding copper chaperone PCu(A)C — protein sequence MKAIVLAALTAALSPVAFAAKSPVTISDARIFAPIKGTNATAGYGVITNTTDKEVTVTVERIEPFKAVEMHETVEKDGRMAMQKVEKLTIPAKKSAELKPGGNHIMLFDPTREVKADETLKVSLKVNGKVESFDFKVIPRVETKKEEHHHHH from the coding sequence ATGAAAGCCATCGTACTTGCAGCTTTGACAGCGGCACTGAGCCCTGTTGCGTTTGCCGCGAAATCCCCAGTCACTATTTCTGACGCCCGCATCTTTGCGCCAATCAAAGGCACCAATGCGACAGCAGGTTATGGCGTGATCACCAACACGACCGACAAGGAAGTGACTGTCACGGTTGAAAGGATCGAGCCCTTCAAAGCAGTTGAAATGCACGAAACCGTGGAAAAAGACGGTCGCATGGCCATGCAGAAGGTGGAAAAGCTGACCATCCCGGCGAAGAAATCCGCGGAACTAAAACCCGGCGGCAACCACATCATGCTGTTTGACCCCACCCGCGAAGTCAAAGCCGACGAGACACTGAAAGTGTCTTTGAAAGTGAACGGCAAGGTTGAATCCTTCGACTTCAAAGTCATCCCCCGCGTGGAGACCAAAAAAGAGGAACATCACCACCATCACTAG
- a CDS encoding LysR family transcriptional regulator, translating into MTLDQLQVLQTIVKSGSFRAASQELHRAQSAVSYAMRTLEGELGFKIFSRDQYRPTLTPQGRAFLKKADDLILQFDELGETAELLKRGHEPIIRLAVSALWPLPNLVSALKEFSSRFPQTEIKIIHDVLSADEHLLEDHADISLGTIFNDKGLLITEELFTVNMVMVCAAKHPLAKLKKATTEGLKKYPQIVLSSTVKSSNRSGGVVNPANTISVQDLQTKKVFLEGGLGYGRMPDFAIKEEIKQKSLVTLGLKPIPLHAAIGRHGSKELGPCGKFIWDYFSRGQGKKLK; encoded by the coding sequence ATGACACTGGATCAACTGCAAGTACTTCAAACCATAGTTAAATCGGGAAGCTTCCGGGCCGCTTCCCAGGAATTGCATCGCGCACAAAGCGCGGTCAGTTATGCCATGCGCACCCTTGAAGGTGAGCTGGGCTTTAAAATTTTCAGCCGTGACCAGTACCGCCCGACCTTGACCCCTCAGGGCCGCGCTTTCTTAAAGAAAGCCGACGACCTGATCCTTCAGTTCGATGAACTGGGGGAAACTGCAGAACTATTGAAAAGAGGACATGAACCGATCATCCGTCTGGCCGTCAGCGCTCTGTGGCCCCTCCCGAATTTGGTCAGTGCGCTGAAGGAATTCTCCTCCCGTTTCCCCCAGACGGAGATCAAAATTATTCACGATGTTCTGAGTGCCGATGAACATTTGCTGGAGGATCACGCCGACATTTCCCTGGGCACGATTTTTAACGACAAAGGGCTTCTCATCACTGAGGAGCTTTTCACTGTGAACATGGTGATGGTCTGCGCTGCCAAGCATCCGCTGGCGAAGCTGAAAAAAGCCACCACCGAGGGTCTGAAGAAATATCCTCAGATTGTTCTTTCCAGCACAGTGAAAAGCTCCAATCGCTCCGGAGGTGTTGTGAATCCGGCAAACACCATCAGCGTTCAGGATCTGCAGACGAAGAAAGTCTTTTTGGAAGGTGGCCTGGGTTATGGGCGCATGCCTGATTTCGCAATTAAAGAGGAAATCAAGCAAAAATCCCTCGTGACACTGGGATTAAAACCCATCCCTCTGCACGCCGCTATTGGTCGACATGGCTCCAAGGAGCTTGGCCCCTGCGGCAAATTCATCTGGGACTATTTTTCACGTGGACAAGGCAAGAAGCTAAAATAG
- a CDS encoding SCO family protein → MAFLLWYTQRPPTMGGDFKLNHNGKTWQFSENAKKLNLLYVGYAKCPDVCPMALSYSAQAFKQLTDKERENVQLIFISVDAENDTAESVSVYAHQFNPEFIGLTGTTAEIDAAIKPFGASYIVEKDPKSYLGYSISHTDRVFFLNKKGIVVDSIQSPRSADEITTKIKENL, encoded by the coding sequence TTGGCTTTTCTACTTTGGTACACTCAGCGTCCGCCAACAATGGGTGGCGACTTTAAACTGAACCACAACGGTAAGACGTGGCAGTTTTCTGAAAACGCAAAAAAGCTGAATCTTCTTTATGTTGGTTACGCAAAATGTCCGGACGTATGCCCGATGGCTTTAAGTTATTCTGCCCAGGCCTTCAAACAACTGACGGACAAAGAACGTGAAAATGTTCAACTGATCTTTATCAGCGTGGATGCTGAAAACGACACGGCAGAATCGGTGTCTGTTTACGCTCACCAATTCAATCCGGAATTTATCGGCCTGACTGGCACCACGGCTGAAATCGATGCCGCGATCAAACCCTTTGGCGCCAGCTACATCGTGGAAAAAGATCCGAAGTCCTATCTGGGCTATTCGATCTCGCACACCGACCGCGTATTTTTTTTGAATAAAAAAGGCATTGTCGTCGACAGCATCCAAAGCCCGCGCTCTGCCGATGAAATTACAACTAAAATTAAGGAGAACCTATGA
- a CDS encoding TMEM165/GDT1 family protein encodes MEAIINSFLLVAATEMGDKTQLLALVLASKFKKPWHVMAGIFTATVLNHALAAWAGEWIAATVPGQWLNWALALTFFGFALWILIPDKDDSNADNMKWGAFWTTTVLFFFAEIGDKTQLSTVALAAKYQNILLVTLGTTAGMMFADGLAVVFGEKLTQKISMKWINYGSSLLYVLFGVGILMR; translated from the coding sequence ATGGAAGCAATCATCAATTCATTCTTACTGGTGGCCGCCACAGAAATGGGCGACAAAACTCAGCTATTGGCGCTGGTTCTGGCATCAAAGTTCAAGAAACCATGGCATGTGATGGCCGGGATTTTCACAGCAACAGTTCTGAATCACGCTTTGGCCGCCTGGGCGGGTGAGTGGATCGCCGCCACCGTTCCAGGGCAGTGGTTGAACTGGGCGCTGGCTTTGACGTTCTTTGGTTTTGCTCTGTGGATTCTGATTCCGGATAAGGATGACTCGAATGCCGATAATATGAAGTGGGGCGCCTTCTGGACAACCACCGTGTTGTTCTTCTTTGCTGAAATCGGCGACAAAACCCAGCTCAGCACGGTGGCTTTGGCGGCGAAATATCAAAACATTCTGCTGGTCACTTTGGGCACGACCGCCGGGATGATGTTTGCGGATGGATTGGCGGTGGTCTTCGGTGAAAAACTCACTCAGAAGATTTCAATGAAGTGGATTAACTACGGGTCGTCGCTGCTGTATGTGCTTTT
- a CDS encoding S8 family serine peptidase: MKFTFFSFLLVLSTSSQALAARAIVMMKDASAFQRTLSTRGTWSQSLPGTIEKSLPQLHTFIVDTENPADIERLKSAPGVAYVEKEYFHPAPPRISEGAVLANIDVVHPGTPWGLEAVKAPQAWSKSNKGEGIRVLVLDSGMNASHPSLAPNFERGRNFTGEDGINDFYDRTGHGTHVGGTIAAAEDGSGFSGVAPNAKLLAAKVCVDSGCSNTAIVAGISWGIDQGVDVMNLSLGSPSGSPAEKAALLRADQAGITVVAATGNYGINEVYFPASAPSVIAVGAVDKNLKHAVFSQYGPEVAVVAPGVQIVSTIPVGSGRFSTVTLNDTHGPQTLKAYHFKGTATPYLEQTRPVVDCGLGELADFAGKDVKDKHVLVTLSGVTPIEDQIRNAMRAGATSVIVANNRPGLIETRLFEQDNVLFAVGFFVEQAEGEKIRAAIKRSPNTLVSLKSDLTSYKETFGTSMATPHVAGVAALVKAANKKLKPSEVKTLLMKTATPILPNGDNRYGSGLVNAQAAVDASVEAR, encoded by the coding sequence ATGAAGTTCACCTTTTTTTCTTTTCTGCTCGTTCTTTCCACCAGTTCCCAGGCCCTGGCGGCACGCGCGATTGTGATGATGAAAGATGCCTCGGCTTTCCAGCGCACACTGAGCACCCGTGGCACGTGGTCCCAGTCCCTGCCCGGCACGATCGAAAAAAGTCTTCCGCAACTTCACACCTTCATCGTCGACACGGAAAACCCCGCTGACATCGAACGCCTGAAATCCGCTCCGGGCGTGGCGTATGTCGAAAAAGAATACTTCCATCCGGCTCCCCCACGCATCAGTGAGGGCGCGGTTCTTGCCAACATCGATGTCGTTCATCCCGGCACCCCTTGGGGTCTTGAAGCGGTGAAAGCCCCGCAAGCATGGAGCAAATCCAACAAAGGCGAGGGCATCCGCGTTCTGGTGTTGGACAGCGGAATGAATGCGTCTCATCCTTCGCTGGCGCCGAACTTTGAACGAGGCCGCAACTTCACGGGTGAAGATGGCATCAATGATTTCTACGACCGCACCGGTCACGGCACCCATGTGGGCGGCACCATTGCCGCTGCAGAAGATGGCAGTGGCTTTTCCGGTGTTGCACCGAATGCAAAACTGCTGGCCGCCAAAGTCTGTGTGGATTCAGGTTGTTCCAACACCGCCATCGTCGCTGGCATTTCCTGGGGGATTGATCAGGGAGTGGACGTGATGAATCTTTCTTTGGGAAGCCCAAGCGGGTCCCCTGCGGAAAAAGCCGCTTTGTTGCGTGCAGATCAGGCCGGCATCACCGTGGTGGCAGCAACCGGCAACTATGGCATCAACGAAGTCTACTTCCCCGCCTCCGCCCCGTCTGTGATCGCAGTGGGTGCCGTTGACAAGAACCTGAAGCACGCGGTGTTTTCCCAGTACGGACCGGAAGTGGCCGTGGTGGCGCCTGGAGTTCAAATCGTATCAACAATCCCCGTGGGCTCGGGCCGTTTCAGCACGGTGACCCTTAATGACACCCATGGACCGCAGACTCTTAAAGCTTATCACTTTAAGGGCACCGCAACTCCGTACCTGGAGCAGACCCGCCCTGTTGTGGACTGCGGTTTGGGAGAGCTCGCAGACTTTGCCGGGAAAGACGTCAAAGACAAGCACGTGCTGGTCACTTTAAGCGGCGTCACTCCGATTGAGGACCAGATCCGCAATGCCATGCGCGCCGGCGCCACCAGCGTGATTGTCGCCAACAACAGACCGGGCCTGATCGAAACGCGTCTGTTTGAACAAGACAACGTGCTGTTTGCGGTGGGCTTTTTTGTCGAGCAGGCTGAAGGGGAAAAAATCCGCGCCGCCATCAAAAGATCCCCAAATACTTTGGTCAGCCTGAAGTCAGATCTCACAAGTTACAAAGAAACCTTCGGCACCTCGATGGCGACCCCACATGTCGCTGGCGTTGCTGCTTTGGTGAAGGCGGCCAATAAAAAATTAAAGCCTTCCGAAGTGAAGACTTTGCTGATGAAAACCGCCACGCCGATTCTTCCGAACGGCGACAATCGCTACGGTTCGGGTCTGGTCAATGCCCAGGCCGCCGTTGATGCCTCTGTGGAAGCTCGTTAA
- a CDS encoding TetR/AcrR family transcriptional regulator yields the protein MMSSEEKTKKTKIIVKAPTQERSRQTVATILDACSRLLVSEGFYSITTDKIAKEAGVSIGSLYQFFGNKESVVQAVVKNILEEDKRIFSEKMRAISPLPPEQRVKGMIELAVETTRRNSELRSKLTTIQYYVAEAAYMSETIRFFQEVVRYNLPQIPGRDMEKISYIMVNAFIGLTNTMAIDNPTAIHDTAVVEEIYQLFHKYLDLGGPAPVAAVNRSKGDFI from the coding sequence ATGATGTCATCTGAAGAAAAAACGAAGAAAACTAAGATTATTGTAAAGGCTCCCACACAAGAACGTTCTCGCCAGACAGTAGCAACAATCCTGGATGCATGCTCTCGCCTTCTGGTTAGTGAAGGTTTCTACTCCATCACGACTGACAAAATCGCCAAAGAAGCCGGTGTCAGCATCGGTTCACTGTATCAGTTCTTTGGTAACAAAGAGTCTGTTGTACAAGCGGTTGTGAAAAACATCCTTGAAGAAGACAAACGCATCTTCAGCGAAAAAATGCGCGCTATTTCCCCACTGCCACCCGAGCAGCGTGTGAAAGGCATGATTGAACTGGCTGTTGAAACCACTCGTCGCAACTCGGAACTTCGCTCTAAACTGACCACCATTCAGTACTATGTTGCCGAAGCTGCTTATATGTCCGAGACAATCCGTTTCTTCCAGGAGGTTGTCCGCTACAACCTTCCACAGATCCCGGGCCGCGACATGGAAAAGATCTCTTACATCATGGTTAACGCCTTCATCGGCCTGACCAATACGATGGCGATCGATAATCCAACCGCCATCCACGATACAGCCGTGGTTGAAGAGATCTACCAGCTCTTCCACAAGTATCTGGATCTGGGCGGTCCCGCTCCGGTGGCGGCAGTAAATCGCAGTAAAGGCGATTTCATCTAA
- a CDS encoding glutathione S-transferase family protein — MAYHVHSDKPYFDLIIGDKTFSSWSMRAWLVAVQSGLPFREINITLDQPKTAAQIAKFSPSGKVPALKQGKIILWDSLAIAEYLNELSPEAKLWPEDIGARALARTYAAEVHSGFASLRSQLSMDLKHSEEIRHLTPGTIADINRVLEMWTTALKVSEGPYLFGDFCIADAFFAPIVFRFLSYKIQIKDKMVKAYMKNIQDHHGVQFWVEEALKEKTPRKVF; from the coding sequence GTGGCCTATCACGTTCACAGCGACAAACCGTATTTTGACCTGATCATCGGAGACAAAACCTTTTCATCGTGGTCCATGCGGGCGTGGCTGGTGGCCGTGCAATCCGGCCTGCCATTCCGTGAAATCAATATCACCCTGGATCAGCCGAAAACGGCGGCTCAGATCGCCAAGTTCTCTCCATCCGGAAAAGTGCCGGCTTTGAAACAAGGTAAAATTATCCTGTGGGATTCCCTGGCGATTGCCGAATACCTGAATGAGCTTTCCCCGGAAGCCAAACTGTGGCCTGAAGACATCGGGGCCCGCGCGCTGGCCCGCACTTACGCGGCGGAAGTGCATTCCGGTTTTGCCTCCCTGCGCTCCCAACTGAGCATGGATTTGAAACACTCTGAAGAAATCCGCCATCTGACTCCAGGAACCATCGCCGACATCAACCGTGTCCTGGAAATGTGGACCACGGCTTTGAAAGTCAGCGAAGGGCCTTACCTGTTTGGTGATTTCTGCATCGCCGATGCCTTCTTTGCGCCGATTGTCTTCCGTTTCCTGTCTTACAAAATTCAGATCAAAGACAAAATGGTCAAAGCCTATATGAAGAACATCCAGGATCACCATGGCGTGCAATTCTGGGTCGAGGAAGCTTTGAAAGAGAAAACTCCCCGTAAAGTGTTTTGA